From a single Loxodonta africana isolate mLoxAfr1 chromosome 9, mLoxAfr1.hap2, whole genome shotgun sequence genomic region:
- the LOC100659898 gene encoding alpha-1-acid glycoprotein 2-like codes for MALPWALAVLSLLPLLDAQDLECANTKPVPITNATLERLSGKWFYIASVFRHPKYYQSAKEIQAAFFYLTPNIMENVILLREYTTMDDQCIYNSSYLGVQRENGTLSKYEGGTQHFAYLLFTKDPKTYMFSFYPEDELNRGLVFYADKQEVTQEQLREFYEALKCMGLQGMEILYTDGKKDLCGPLEKQHEEERKKENKSSQVDT; via the exons ATGGCGCTGCCCTGGGCCCTTGCTGTCCTGAGTCTCCTCCCTCTGCTGGATGCCCAAGACCTAGAGTGTGCCAACACGAAGCCAGTGCCTATCACTAATGCCACCCTGGAGCGG CTCTCTGGCAAATGGTTCTACATCGCCTCAGTCTTTCGCCATCCCAAGTACTATCAGTCAGCCAAAGAGATCCAGGCGGCCTTCTTTTACTTAACCCCCAACATAATGGAGAACGTGATACTACTCAGAGAGTACACCACCAT GGATGACCAGTGCATCTATAACTCCAGCTACTTGGGGGTCCAGCGGGAGAATGGAACCCTCTCCAAATATG AAGGGGGCACACAACATTTTGCCTACCTGTTGTTCACCAAGGACCCCAAAACCTACATGTTTTCCTTCTACCCGGAAGATGAGCTGAACCGGGGACTGGTTTTCTATG CTGACAAGCAGGAGGTCACCCAGGAACAACTGAGAGAGTTCTATGAAGCCCTCAAGTGCATGGGTCTCCAGGGGATGGAAATCCTGTACACCGATGGCAAAAAG GACCTGTGTGGACCCTTGGAGAAGCAGcatgaggaggagaggaagaaggaaaacaagAGTTCTCAGGTGGACACATAG
- the LOC100659324 gene encoding alpha-1-acid glycoprotein 2-like yields the protein MALPWALAVLSLLPLLSAQDPVCANMKPVPITNATLEWISGKWFYIASVFRHPKFNQSAREIQAEFFYFTPNITKDVILLREYKTIGGQCIYNCSYLRVQRENGSVSGDEGGTEYFAYLLLTKDPKTYMFSSYPEDELNRGLSFYADKQEVTQEQLREFYEALKCMGLQGMEILYTDGKKDLCGPLEKQHEEEKKKENKGSQVDTELG from the exons ATGGCGCTGCCCTGGGCTCTTGCTGTCCTGAGTCTCCTCCCTCTGCTGAGTGCCCAAGACCCAGTGTGTGCCAACATGAAGCCCGTGCCTATCACTAATGCCACTCTGGAGTGG ATCTCTGGGAAATGGTTTTACATCGCCTCAGTCTTTCGCCATCCCAAATTCAATCAGTCGGCTAGAGAGATCCAGGCAGAATTCTTTTACTTTACCCCTAACATAACGAAGGACGTGATACTACTCAGAGAGTACAAGACTAT CGGCGGCCAGTGCATCTACAACTGCAGCTACCTGAGGGTCCAGCGGGAGAATGGGAGTGTCTCTGGAGATG AGGGGGGCACAGAATATTTTGCCTACCTGCTACTCACCAAGGACCCCAAGACCTACATGTTTTCCTCCTACCCGGAAGATGAGCTGAACCGGGGACTGTCCTTCTATG CTGACAAGCAGGAGGTCACCCAGGAACAACTGAGAGAGTTCTATGAAGCCCTCAAGTGCATGGGTCTGCAGGGGATGGAAATCCTGTACACCGATGGCAAAAAG GATCTGTGTGGGCCCCTGGAGAAGCAGCatgaggaggagaagaagaaggaaaacaagGGGTCCCAGGTGGACACAGAGTTGGGCTAG